TAGACCTTAATacaccttgagagccagcttggtgtagtggttaggagtgtggacttctaatctcccccacatgcagccagctgggttcgccatggcactgataaagctgttctgactgagcagtgatatcagggctctctcagaccatttatgcacgggaggtttcatgccaggctgcaggctggagatttagtcgtggcaggttgccccacctcttcctgcacccatatgggggagcatttgacctggtgcacctcatccgccctcaatttgtgctcctgcatgggaactggggcagtaaagttcccagtgcataaacggtctcagtctcacccacctcacagggtgtctgttgtcaggaaagggaaggcaattgcaagctgcttacaATGAATTTCATGGGTAGAAACACGTAATGATTAGGTGTTAGTGGATCAACTAAAGTTAGTGCAATCCACTAACCCCAAATCATTATGTATTTCTACCCATGAAGTTCATTCTACCCATGAAGTTCATTGTAACTCTCCTTGGGCAAAAAATCCTAACTTTAATTAAACAGTGATTGGGCTGAGATTGAGAAAGAGTTAGCGGGGTTCTAGTGGAAACCTTGATGCAATATAGTGGAAGACTTGACTCAGTATGCAATAGCAGTGAAGAATTGCCATATTGATAATTGTTGGGAAATTATCTGAAAATAAAGTGGTGAATGTTATAATGCCTCTATACATGTGCAGCTTCATTTAGAATGCTGTATATAGTTCTGCTCGCCTAATCTCCAAAAGGATATTGTGAGGTTGAAATAAAGTACAGAAGAAGGTAATCAAAGTGATTAAGTGTTTGGACCAACTTTTCTAGGAGTCAAGTCTAAATGTCTGGGACACTGACATTTAGGGACAgggagacatgatagaggttcataaaatttgggctgatcctgcgttgagcagggggttggactagatggcctgtatggccccttccaactatgattctatgattctaaaattacTCATGGGATAGAAATATTAGATAAACAGAATGTTTTCTCCCTGTCTCCTAATACTATAACTTGGAGGCATCCAGTAGAGCTGGTGAGCAATAGATTCACAGGGCATTTTTGTCATGCTACTCATTGATAACTGGCACCTTTTCCAAGGATCTTCCTGATCCCTAATTTATCTTCTTTTAGATGCTTAACTAAAGCCCGTATTTTTACCCAGGCTTGCAATGAggggttcaagtgggtagccatgttggtctgaagccgcacaataaaatatgagtccaatattggattcatgttttgttttaatgaaaagGTTATCTTACCAGCTTTTAAATGATCTGCTCTGTTTTATGGATATTTTTTGCAGTTTGTGTtgtttaatggcttgtttttatacTGTGTCTTTTAatagtaagctgccttgagcaggactttaaataaataaagtgattgTTCAACATGAACATAAACCTATCGTCCTAACTAGAAACAACCTCACAAGACAGCAATTTGCCCTGTCAGGCAACCACACAGGTTCTGATAGAGGACTTATATGTTTTCTAGTCCTCTACCCCTCCAGGTCTGCCCTCTCTACCATAAGTGCTTGCATAttgccttatagaatcatagaatcatagaaacatggagttggaaggggccatgcaggccatctaagcaggatcagcccaaagcatcctaaagcatccaagaaaagtgtgtatccaacctttgcttgaagactgccagtgacataTATTTTCAGTTACACATGGTGAATTCTATGAGTTGGTTCCAAACTGCTTTTCTACTCTCTGGTGCTCTTGAACACACAAAAAGACTGTGCCAGGAATCATGGAACACTCAAGGACAAAAGTCATGCGGGATGGTGGTTGATACAATGTGGGATTAGGGGAGAGAGATTGGAAAAGTTCctgggatccaacccaatgtctTTCTATTATGGAAAAACCATGTACAAATCTCAGACTTCTTTCTCTTGTCTTCTATTTTGAGCAAATATAGTTGAGAGTTCCCATGCCTAACAGCACAGATAACCTTGGATGGGATAATCTGCATTCCTCTCTATGTCTGTCATATTATCTAGAATTTGCAACCTGAGCTGTCTGGCTTCCATTTGCTCCAAAGTGATTACTTTAGCTGGAGACTGTGATGAAGAACCACACCAGAAGTATATCAGAATTCATCCTTCTGGGATTCTCTGAGGCAGAGCGGTTTGAATCCCTGATTTTCACTTCATTCTTCATCACCTACACTATTTCACTGGTAAGCAACTTCCTCATTATTACTGTGGTATGGTGTGAGACTAGCCTGCACAGTCCCATGTACATGTTTATTGCCAACCTCTCCCTTTTAGAGGCTCTTTACACCACTGCAGTTGTCCCTAAAATGCTCGCTGACTTCTTTCGCCAGAGAAAATCCATTTCTTTCAATAATTGCATCTACCAAGCCTATTTGTACTTCTCCGCAGGTTCCAGTGAATTTTTCCTTCTGGGGGTTATGTCCTTTGACCGCTATGTTGCTATATGTAACCCATTGCGGTACACAGCTATAATGAGCACTCGTTTCTGCATGCAACTAATAGTTGTCTCCTGGATGTCAGGTTTCCTCGCAGTAATGCCTCCTGCCATTTTGATACTACAGCTACCATTCTGTGGGCCCAACATCATCAACCATTTCTTTTGCGATATTGGACCCTTGCTTAAACACTCCTGCTTTGATACAAAGAATATTGAGCTGATGAACTTTGCTAATGCAGCCTTCTTCCTCCTAGGCTCCTTGTTGGTGACAGGGGTGTCCTACATGCTCATCATTGTGGCAGTCGTTAAGATCCCCTCAGCCAAAGGGCGCCGTAAAGCATTCTCTACCTGTGCTTCACACCTCATGGTGGTAACACTTTTCTATGGCAGCTCCATTTTTATTTATGTGCAACCCCAAGAAACCCACTCATTGGATATGAACAAATTAGCCAGCATTCTGAATACAGTGGTGACTCCACTGCTGAACCCTTTCATTTATAGCTTGAGGAACAAGAAAGTCAAGGAGGCCCTGGAATGTGTTGTTAAGAGGATTGTTGGTTCAGTAACTGGCCTGAGAAGTCTGAAATTCAAAAAGATATAGTCTGCATTGTGCAGCATTGACAATGAGAACAAATGAAGATTAATTCGGGgtagcctttcccaacatttttaccattgagaactccctgaaacattcttcaggcttcaagaaaccctagaagtattgcaatcatgcacaatatggtttggaagcatatcTGTATACATGACCAcccaggtccctccccttcccacccctccagacccatcattggccatttgggggaaggAGTGGGTCAACATttccatatatggtcgtatcacccaataaatgtttaacaattaatttttttaattaattaacttccacccatttgagaaattcTTCCatagctgtcaagaaaccctagagtttcatgaaaccctggttgagaaagccagactTGGGGCATGCATAGGGATATGGGACTGAAAAATGCCGGTAACACATTCATGAACAATCTAATTCAGAGTAATATAGTGGACAGAGTGTCATCTTTGACTAGGGAAAGTCAAATCTCGGCTTAATGTTGGGTGAATCACAGTCTATCTGTCTAAGTTTTAGCtcaaaaataattataaaaatacaaacGAAAAGTTCTCTTTTCTGTCTTTCTGAGCTCAGTAGAGGTTGAAGATGTCCGAATCAGAAATGCACATTGTCATAcataatattatttattacacATTCACATGAATGTCTTTGCATTTAAGAACAAGATCTAAGCTAAGATTTAATTCACttgaaaaaaggtaaaggtaaaggtatcccctgtgcaagcactgagtcatgtctgacccttggggtgacgccctctagcgttttcatggcagactcaatatggggtggtttgccagtgccttccccagtcattaccgtttaccccccagcaagctgggtactc
The Paroedura picta isolate Pp20150507F chromosome 16, Ppicta_v3.0, whole genome shotgun sequence genome window above contains:
- the LOC143825303 gene encoding olfactory receptor 6E1-like — encoded protein: MKNHTRSISEFILLGFSEAERFESLIFTSFFITYTISLVSNFLIITVVWCETSLHSPMYMFIANLSLLEALYTTAVVPKMLADFFRQRKSISFNNCIYQAYLYFSAGSSEFFLLGVMSFDRYVAICNPLRYTAIMSTRFCMQLIVVSWMSGFLAVMPPAILILQLPFCGPNIINHFFCDIGPLLKHSCFDTKNIELMNFANAAFFLLGSLLVTGVSYMLIIVAVVKIPSAKGRRKAFSTCASHLMVVTLFYGSSIFIYVQPQETHSLDMNKLASILNTVVTPLLNPFIYSLRNKKVKEALECVVKRIVGSVTGLRSLKFKKI